The Hemiscyllium ocellatum isolate sHemOce1 chromosome 14, sHemOce1.pat.X.cur, whole genome shotgun sequence genome includes a region encoding these proteins:
- the wu:fb55g09 gene encoding uncharacterized protein wu:fb55g09, with amino-acid sequence MSNSKRGVVHWEARKERYDCKDYSKSRFVSKRVGHRWHRRGRAECGRTGRYFGRGHQHQSTELQEVRLRPVNVRGNRAPGMRAPRNTNQFLMHEKYQLMHMRSDSTGSDSGSEIEVDMDIDSYLGVLENARGALDCTMSPLSDDNLLRFRFFEQIDHDQSLQYFPSEDDVVKSERFMRQDFAAFCSTFNVE; translated from the coding sequence ATGTCTAACAGTAAAAGAGGCGTTGTCCACTGGGAAGCCAGGAAAGAGAGATACGATTGCAAAGATTATTCGAAGAGTAGATTTGTTTCGAAACGGGTCGGACATCGCTGGCACAGACGTGGAAGGGCAGAATGTGGCAGAACAGGCAGGTATTTTGGTCGTGGTCACCAACACCAGTCGACCGAACTCCAAGAGGTGAGACTGCGTCCAGTAAATGTCCGTGGTAATCGGGCACCAGGTATGAGGGCACCTAGAAATACCAATCAGTTCCTGATGCACGAAAAATACCAACTGATGCATATGAGATCCGACTCGACTGGGAGTGACAGTGGTTCGGAGATCGAGGTGGACATGGACATAGACTCGTACCTGGGTGTGTTAGAGAACGCTCGAGGCGCTCTGGACTGCACCATGTCTCCCCTGTCTGATGATAACCTGTTACGCTTCAGATTCTTTGAGCAAATAGATCACGATCAGAGTTTGCAGTATTTTCCGTCAGAGGACGACGTAGTGAAAAGCGAACGTTTTATGCGACAGGACTTTGCTGCATTCTGCAGTACATTTAATGTAGAGTAA